The proteins below come from a single Mytilus edulis chromosome 5, xbMytEdul2.2, whole genome shotgun sequence genomic window:
- the LOC139523593 gene encoding uncharacterized protein isoform X3, with protein sequence MGRRRLRALFYGLIFCGVTFYCCFLGFLLVKIRELKHKNTATSFDFIDTTKETWRHRGVTSNNHGCNKVSNNPYGLLNLFTTISLKPLWQNVSFCDKTYVFSAFYHSEDLISIITTTTRKSLLDRNVQYQCRFFYELSPNALNTCNETIIKRKAMPENRGKRYSAAFYTCPLPKSTRPYAVSLSTDHCKSPSNILPIVYPQQQQRQFTVCVSPLNYRYSKAYELVEMIEFNRILGADYFVFYNYSTDSNVDRVLEYYKEQGLVEVLKWNLPMKVDTWPKKKEPVEIHYFAQLAALNDCLYRNMYLSKYVVFQDLDEFIIPKKHLTWSDMMEGLPKGSGAYIFRCFFFRKEWPDTTKNFEGKDKAQKYKMNTLLKQKRESKVLGKSHRSKYIVDPKQIDTVGIHNIWRYRSGTKAHFVDPEFARMHHYRDWLNPNDANTGVEDNRTMVYRNELLQNTVHAWEMLKDVPLGPISHTAS encoded by the exons ATGGGCAGACGTCGCCTTAGAGCTTTATTTTACGGTCTAATTTTCTGTGGTGTTACTTTTTATTGTTGCTTTCTTGGATTTCTTCTTGTGAAAATACgagaattaaaacataaaaatactgCAACAAGTTTCGATTTCATCGATACTACAAAGGAAACATGGCGTCATCGTGGTGTTACCAGCAATAATCACGGTTGTAATAAGGTTTCAAATAACCCGTATGGATTATTGAATTTATTTACCACTATTTCTCTTAAACCGTTATGGCAGAATGTTAGTTTTTGCGATAAGACTTATGTATTTTCTGCGTTCTATCACAGTGAAGATCTAATAAGTATAATAACAACAACTACCCGTAAAAGTTTGTTAGATAGGAACGTGCAGTATCAATGCCGATTCTTCTATGAACTTTCTCCTAATGCTTTAAATACTTGTAATGAAACTATAATAAAAAGGAAAGCAATGCCGGAAAACCGCGGGAAAAG ATACAGTGCTGCATTTTATACATGTCCTTTACCAAAGTCGACTCGTCCATACGCCGTATCATTGTCAACCGATCATTGTAAATCTCCATCAAACATATTGCCAATAGTTTATCCTCAGCAACAGCAGAGACAATTTACTGTCTGTGTTTCTCCCTTGAATTACCGTTACAGTAAAGCATACGAACTGGTGGAAATGATAGAATTCAATAGAATATTAGGGGCAGACTACTTTGTGTTCTACAATTATAGCACAGACTCTAATGTGGATAGGGTTCTAGAATATTATAAAGAACAAGGACTAGTGGAAGTTTTAAAATGGAATCTTCCAATGAAGGTTGACACGTGGCCAAAGAAAAAAGAGCCTGTAGAAATTCATTACTTTGCTCAACTTGCAGCTTTAAATGACTGTTTATATCGCAATATGTATCTCAGCAAATACGTTGTCTTTCAAGATTTAGATGAATTCATTATTCCAAAGAAACACTTAACTTGGTCCGATATGATGGAAGGTCTTCCGAAAGGTTCCGGTGCTTATATATTTAGGtgttttttctttcgaaaagaaTGGCCAGATACAACGAAAAACTTTGAAGGTAAAGACAAAgctcaaaaatataaaatgaacactttattgAAGCAAAAGCGAGAATCGAAAGTACTTGGAAAAAGCCATCGATCGAAATATATTGTTGATCCGAAACAAATAGATACTGTCGGAATCCACAATATTTGGCGGTACCGTTCGGGTACTAAAGCCCATTTTGTTGACCCAGAATTCGCACGCATGCATCATTACAGGGATTGGTTGAATCCAAACGATGCGAACACAGGTGTTGAGGATAACAGGACTATGGTTTATAGAAATGAATTATTACAGAATACAGTACATGCATGGGAAATGTTAAAAGATGTGCCTTTAGGACCAATCAGTCATACTGCTTCATGA